One stretch of Candidatus Falkowbacteria bacterium DNA includes these proteins:
- a CDS encoding HAD family hydrolase has protein sequence MKDIKLILFDVDLTLIYGEKANLLYKEYSKILENTLAKCLQVSQSEGKQIADQHREMYNGQGEKAFLTQGIGIDKWYDALIDLAPEKYLEPLPKTMEVLQALKEKGLLVGVITDGPRKLAEKILFATKINSDLFDLFYAWEKNEAMPKGGLSDIYKKVCSDFKLEPHEVMMVGDSLGSDVLPAIATGLRAVHITDMENNHNNKYITLKNIEELSKII, from the coding sequence ATGAAAGACATAAAATTAATCTTATTTGACGTTGATCTGACTCTAATATATGGAGAGAAGGCGAATTTATTATACAAAGAATATTCTAAAATCTTGGAAAACACATTAGCAAAATGTTTGCAGGTGTCTCAATCAGAAGGAAAACAAATTGCGGATCAGCATCGAGAAATGTATAATGGGCAGGGAGAAAAAGCATTCCTAACCCAAGGAATTGGAATAGATAAGTGGTATGATGCATTAATTGATCTGGCGCCTGAAAAATACTTAGAACCATTACCAAAAACAATGGAGGTTTTACAGGCACTTAAGGAAAAAGGGTTACTTGTCGGAGTAATTACGGACGGCCCAAGAAAATTAGCGGAGAAGATTCTATTTGCAACCAAGATAAATAGCGATTTGTTTGATTTATTTTATGCTTGGGAGAAAAATGAGGCTATGCCCAAAGGGGGCTTGAGTGATATTTACAAAAAAGTTTGTTCGGACTTCAAATTGGAGCCACATGAAGTAATGATGGTTGGAGATTCTCTCGGCTCTGATGTTTTACCAGCAATTGCTACCGGGCTGAGAGCTGTACATATTACTGACATGGAAAACAATCATAATAATAAGTATATTACATTAAAAAATATAGAAGAATTATCAAAAATTATATGA
- the typA gene encoding translational GTPase TypA, translated as MEIRNIAIIAHVDHGKTTLTDALMKQTGTCEEGQSMDSDKLEQERGITIYSKNTSVLYKDTKINIVDTPGHADFGSEVERVLRSIDSVLLVVDAQEGPMPQTRFVLKKSLELGLKPIVVINKIDKPAARVEEVEEMVYELFLNLDANDEQLNFPTIYANAKQGVAMNKMTEKGKDLMPILDVILEYVNPASSPEKETQQLLLQPFNLAYDNFLGRLAVGRIYEGKISKSQTVTILNPSGKNRTGKISKLFTFHGIERKEVSEATAGEIVMIAGLPDIFIGETICEDEKQEALPDIKIDEPTISLNFFVNDSPVAGQEGKHVTNSKLKERLEKELEVNVGLKIDFSETTFYKVLGRGELHIAILLENMRRENYELQVSQPMVIIKEVYGEKQEPFEEVTIDVPDEMSGSIIEKMSKRKGLLANMTSKNGRTRLIFEIPVRGLLGYRTDFIVDTRGEGIFCSRMIGFKKHTGAIEKADTGSMISMATGKALGFSLFNLQNRGTLYIGANTDVYEGMVIGNVAKGNDMEVNPIKGKQLTNMRSSGADEAINLTPPVEITIERGFGIMKDDEYLEVTPKNIRLRKKHLTKTDRNKHLVK; from the coding sequence ATGGAAATCAGAAATATTGCAATTATTGCTCACGTGGATCATGGTAAAACAACTTTAACTGATGCCTTAATGAAGCAAACAGGAACTTGTGAAGAAGGACAAAGCATGGACAGTGATAAGTTGGAACAGGAAAGAGGAATTACTATTTATTCTAAAAACACTTCCGTTCTCTATAAAGACACAAAAATCAACATCGTGGACACTCCTGGTCATGCTGATTTTGGTTCAGAAGTTGAACGAGTTTTGCGTTCAATCGATTCTGTATTGCTAGTAGTTGACGCACAAGAAGGACCAATGCCTCAAACAAGGTTTGTTTTGAAAAAATCACTAGAACTTGGTTTAAAACCAATTGTTGTTATTAATAAGATAGATAAACCGGCAGCTCGAGTGGAAGAAGTTGAAGAAATGGTTTATGAACTTTTTCTTAATTTAGATGCTAATGATGAACAATTAAATTTTCCTACTATCTATGCCAATGCCAAACAGGGTGTGGCTATGAATAAAATGACTGAAAAAGGTAAAGACTTAATGCCAATCTTAGATGTTATTTTAGAATATGTTAACCCAGCATCTTCTCCTGAAAAAGAAACACAACAATTACTTCTTCAACCTTTTAATTTGGCTTATGATAATTTCCTTGGCAGATTAGCCGTTGGTAGAATTTATGAAGGTAAAATTTCAAAAAGCCAAACAGTCACAATCTTAAATCCTAGCGGTAAAAACAGAACCGGTAAAATATCAAAACTATTTACTTTTCACGGGATTGAAAGAAAAGAAGTTTCAGAAGCTACAGCTGGAGAAATCGTTATGATCGCTGGATTACCAGATATATTTATTGGAGAAACAATCTGTGAAGATGAAAAGCAAGAAGCACTACCAGACATAAAAATTGATGAGCCAACTATTTCACTTAACTTTTTTGTAAATGATTCACCAGTTGCTGGACAGGAAGGCAAACATGTCACCAACAGTAAATTAAAAGAAAGACTGGAAAAAGAATTAGAGGTAAACGTTGGTTTGAAAATTGATTTTTCTGAAACGACTTTTTATAAAGTTCTTGGACGTGGCGAATTGCACATTGCTATACTTTTAGAAAACATGCGCAGAGAAAACTACGAATTGCAAGTTTCCCAACCGATGGTAATTATCAAAGAGGTTTATGGCGAGAAACAAGAACCATTCGAAGAAGTAACTATCGATGTTCCTGACGAAATGTCTGGCTCTATTATTGAAAAAATGTCAAAGAGAAAAGGTTTGCTAGCCAATATGACTTCTAAAAATGGACGAACTAGATTGATTTTTGAAATCCCGGTCAGAGGATTACTCGGTTATCGAACTGACTTCATTGTTGATACTAGAGGCGAAGGTATTTTCTGTAGTAGAATGATTGGTTTCAAAAAACATACTGGTGCAATTGAAAAAGCTGATACTGGCTCTATGATCTCCATGGCCACAGGAAAAGCTTTGGGATTCTCTTTGTTTAATCTTCAAAATCGTGGGACTTTATATATTGGAGCAAATACTGATGTTTACGAAGGCATGGTTATTGGTAATGTCGCCAAGGGTAATGACATGGAAGTAAACCCTATCAAAGGTAAACAATTAACAAACATGCGATCCTCAGGTGCTGATGAAGCTATTAATTTAACTCCACCAGTAGAAATCACAATCGAAAGAGGCTTTGGTATAATGAAAGATGATGAATATTTAGAAGTAACTCCCAAAAATATCAGACTTAGAAAAAAACACTTAACCAAGACTGATCGAAATAAACATCTCGTAAAATAA
- a CDS encoding DEAD/DEAH box helicase translates to MTQSEPITFGDVGVSIDLLQILDAKKLTNPTPIQEKCISLGLEGKDIVGVAQTGTGKTLAFGLPAIQKIRKGNCKCVIMLPTRELAIQVDEVLSDLGKSFGIKTALLIGGVSSYPQKIALRKKPQIIIATPGRLIDHIQRKNCNLSDINLVVLDEADRMLDIGFMPQIREILKSIPTKRQTMLFSATIPMEISDLSVQYMNNPVRIEVSPSGTSAKNVKQEAYIVKSENKQPLLKEVIKETSGSVLVFTRTKHKAKKIALVLRNAGFNAVEMHSNRSLDQRRKALEGFKSGKFKILVATDVAARGLDVDDISLVVNFDLPNNAEDYVHRIGRTGRAGKSGKALAFIEPNEKFKLNKIERLIKKNIIIIKGSEELTGVSDRPQKRYQGRKRRPSNPQWGRKNKPSRNSTKDYGRNSKTTAKRNKKRNKRR, encoded by the coding sequence ATGACACAAAGTGAACCAATCACCTTTGGTGATGTTGGTGTTTCTATTGATTTATTACAAATCTTAGACGCCAAAAAATTAACTAATCCAACTCCTATTCAAGAAAAATGTATTTCTCTCGGTCTTGAAGGCAAAGATATTGTCGGAGTTGCACAAACAGGGACAGGAAAAACCTTAGCTTTTGGCTTACCTGCGATACAAAAAATTAGAAAAGGCAATTGCAAATGTGTAATTATGCTACCAACCAGAGAACTTGCTATACAAGTTGACGAAGTTTTGTCAGATTTAGGAAAGTCTTTTGGTATCAAAACAGCGCTTTTAATAGGTGGTGTTTCTTCCTATCCTCAAAAAATTGCTTTAAGAAAAAAACCTCAAATTATTATTGCTACTCCGGGCAGATTAATTGACCATATCCAGAGAAAAAACTGTAATCTATCTGATATTAATTTAGTTGTCCTGGATGAAGCTGACAGAATGCTAGATATTGGATTTATGCCACAAATTAGGGAAATTCTAAAATCAATTCCTACCAAAAGACAAACAATGTTATTTTCTGCGACAATTCCAATGGAAATTTCCGATCTTTCAGTCCAGTACATGAATAACCCTGTACGGATCGAAGTGTCACCTTCTGGGACAAGTGCTAAGAATGTTAAGCAAGAAGCCTACATTGTAAAATCGGAAAATAAACAACCATTGTTAAAAGAGGTTATTAAAGAAACCTCTGGCAGTGTTCTTGTTTTCACTAGAACTAAACATAAAGCAAAAAAGATTGCCTTAGTTTTAAGAAACGCTGGATTTAATGCAGTTGAGATGCATTCTAATAGATCATTAGATCAACGAAGAAAAGCATTAGAAGGATTTAAATCCGGAAAATTCAAGATTCTTGTTGCAACTGATGTTGCTGCTCGAGGTCTTGATGTAGACGACATCTCACTTGTTGTTAATTTCGATTTACCAAACAACGCTGAAGATTATGTTCATCGTATTGGAAGAACCGGAAGAGCAGGTAAAAGCGGTAAAGCACTTGCATTCATAGAACCAAATGAAAAATTCAAGCTTAATAAAATTGAAAGATTAATAAAAAAGAATATCATAATTATTAAGGGCTCTGAAGAACTAACCGGGGTTAGTGACCGACCACAAAAACGATACCAAGGTCGAAAAAGGCGCCCTTCAAATCCTCAATGGGGACGAAAAAATAAACCATCACGAAATAGTACAAAAGATTATGGTCGTAACAGCAAAACAACTGCCAAAAGAAATAAAAAAAGGAATAAACGAAGATAA
- the udk gene encoding uridine kinase, producing MKQTLLILVAGSSGSGKSTVVREMMAQLGEDICTLVPLDMFYLNQSSIPVAKRVEINFDHPDAIDWEELYYVVRNLQEGNKTKLPFYDFVTHTRIPGKATPVSPKKIIIVEGIMVLWGKKFREMADYSIFVDAPMDTCLSRRLRRDTAPETEGGRGRTHDSVIEQWEVVRDMYLAHFEPTKMHAHLIIPRGGKNDGGITLLVAAIRQLLSEREE from the coding sequence ATGAAACAAACCCTATTGATTCTGGTTGCCGGCTCAAGCGGTTCAGGAAAATCAACAGTTGTACGAGAAATGATGGCGCAGTTGGGTGAGGACATTTGCACACTTGTTCCTCTTGATATGTTTTATCTAAACCAGTCATCAATCCCGGTGGCCAAACGTGTTGAAATCAATTTTGATCATCCGGACGCAATTGATTGGGAAGAGCTTTATTATGTTGTTCGGAATTTACAAGAAGGCAACAAGACAAAATTGCCATTCTATGATTTCGTCACTCACACCAGAATACCTGGAAAGGCTACACCTGTTTCACCAAAGAAAATTATTATTGTAGAAGGGATCATGGTTCTCTGGGGTAAAAAGTTTCGAGAGATGGCTGACTATTCTATTTTTGTAGATGCGCCAATGGATACATGTTTAAGCCGTCGCCTGAGAAGGGATACTGCTCCTGAAACTGAAGGAGGGAGAGGTCGAACACATGATTCGGTAATTGAACAATGGGAAGTTGTACGCGATATGTATCTTGCTCATTTTGAGCCAACGAAAATGCATGCTCATTTAATCATCCCACGTGGCGGAAAAAATGATGGCGGTATTACTCTACTAGTTGCAGCAATCCGACAGCTTTTGTCAGAACGAGAAGAATAA
- a CDS encoding ATP-binding cassette domain-containing protein produces MANLLQVSSVSKAYSRQVLLNEASFSVGERKKIAVIGRNGAGKSTLFNIITGHEQADSGEVIIGSQTQLGYLKQEDDFQEDDTVLSYLMRESDREEWECAKIAAQFELKNEKLDALITSLSGGYQMRVKLSAMLLKEPNLILLDEPTNYLDLSTMLLLEKFLIDYRGSYLIISHDRKFIRNTCQEILEIERGKTIHFPNTLENYFEHKKKKLETEENFNKKQEKKKQHLQKFVDRFGAKASKASQAKSKAKQIAKMETIDIEKSLSNVRIKIQNTKQQKGFAWRLLDLVIGYGDKKVVEDIEIDIEKGSHVAILGDNGQGKSTFLKTLAEEINPISGTYKKAENIKVAYYAQHLTIGLKNEETVQQYLRQSADYNCPEEDIFKMASNFLFRDDDLKKPISVLSGGEKARLCIAGILLNNCDVLLLDEPTSHLDFETAEVLARSLAEANVTILFVSHDRTFINILATRILEVKDGTIKHFYGDFEDYVEHLENKSLNSEEKKSSTTETTKDKEQRKYLLEEKKRIKRELSKLEKQLASLKKEQELITQKILEDPKSFDPGLTKRSKEIETQIKKAEEDWMVESDKVQG; encoded by the coding sequence ATGGCCAATCTATTACAAGTAAGTAGTGTCTCAAAGGCATATAGTCGGCAAGTTCTCTTGAATGAGGCCAGTTTTAGTGTTGGAGAAAGAAAGAAAATAGCAGTAATTGGTAGAAATGGTGCTGGGAAATCAACTTTATTTAATATTATAACGGGTCATGAGCAAGCGGATTCTGGGGAAGTTATTATTGGAAGTCAAACACAGCTTGGTTATTTAAAACAAGAAGATGATTTTCAGGAAGACGACACTGTTTTGTCTTATTTGATGCGTGAAAGTGACAGAGAAGAATGGGAATGCGCCAAGATTGCAGCTCAGTTTGAATTGAAGAATGAGAAGCTAGATGCTTTGATCACCAGTTTGTCCGGTGGATATCAAATGAGAGTCAAACTTTCTGCAATGTTATTAAAGGAACCAAATCTAATTTTACTTGACGAGCCAACGAATTATTTGGATCTTAGTACAATGCTTTTGCTGGAAAAGTTCTTGATCGATTATAGAGGTTCTTATTTGATAATTTCTCACGATCGTAAATTTATCAGAAATACTTGTCAGGAAATATTGGAAATTGAAAGAGGTAAAACTATTCACTTTCCTAATACGTTAGAGAATTATTTTGAACATAAAAAGAAAAAACTTGAAACTGAAGAGAATTTTAATAAAAAACAAGAGAAAAAGAAGCAACATTTGCAAAAATTTGTTGATCGATTTGGAGCTAAGGCTTCCAAGGCTTCTCAGGCAAAATCAAAAGCTAAACAAATTGCTAAAATGGAAACGATTGATATTGAAAAATCACTTTCCAATGTAAGAATTAAAATTCAAAACACAAAACAACAAAAAGGCTTTGCTTGGCGATTGTTGGACTTGGTAATTGGCTATGGTGATAAAAAAGTTGTTGAAGATATTGAGATAGATATTGAAAAAGGATCACATGTCGCGATCTTGGGAGATAATGGACAAGGTAAGAGTACTTTTCTAAAAACTTTGGCTGAAGAAATTAATCCAATTAGTGGGACATATAAAAAAGCAGAAAATATCAAGGTGGCTTATTATGCGCAGCATTTAACCATAGGACTTAAAAATGAGGAAACGGTCCAACAATATTTAAGACAATCAGCTGACTATAATTGTCCGGAAGAAGACATTTTTAAAATGGCTAGTAATTTTCTTTTCAGAGATGATGACTTGAAAAAGCCAATCTCAGTTTTGTCAGGTGGTGAAAAGGCGAGGTTGTGCATTGCTGGTATTTTGTTGAACAATTGTGACGTTTTACTTTTAGATGAGCCAACAAGTCATTTGGACTTTGAGACGGCGGAAGTCTTGGCGCGATCATTGGCTGAGGCGAATGTTACAATTTTATTTGTTAGTCATGATCGTACTTTTATTAATATTTTAGCCACTAGAATTTTGGAAGTGAAAGATGGTACAATTAAACATTTTTATGGAGACTTTGAAGATTATGTAGAACATTTAGAAAATAAATCACTTAATAGCGAAGAAAAAAAATCTTCGACAACAGAAACAACGAAGGACAAGGAACAGCGAAAATATTTACTTGAAGAAAAGAAAAGGATAAAGCGAGAATTAAGTAAGTTAGAAAAACAGTTAGCTAGCCTAAAAAAAGAACAGGAATTAATAACTCAAAAAATTCTTGAAGATCCCAAAAGTTTTGATCCGGGTTTAACCAAAAGATCAAAAGAAATTGAGACTCAAATAAAAAAAGCCGAGGAGGATTGGATGGTAGAGAGTGATAAGGTTCAGGGTTGA
- the rihA gene encoding pyrimidine-specific ribonucleoside hydrolase RihA (Hydrolyzes with equal efficiency cytidine or uridine to ribose and cytosine or uracil, respectively; pyrimidine-specific) translates to MIKQLENDSKPLLIIDTDPGHDDAMAIMLIEKSKLFDIKALTTVAGNTDIQKTTNNARYILDLLESDVPIYSGAEKPLKRELIKAQVHGESGLAGANVIKEEKLNNLAVDKIIEIVKANPGQVSILTIGPETNLAQAILREPQLPELIKQIVIMGGAIEVPGNKNRVAEFNVFVDPDAAKIVFDCSTPKVLLPLDICNEVFMTLSDFERLEGIKLYEPIMSMMKHFIKGIAEFEKNTKGALVYDALAAYYLIKPEAFKLQLMDVRVETKGEVTLGMTAADRRSWGEQKPNIKVATFLDRQEFIDDFVRILKQ, encoded by the coding sequence ATGATCAAACAACTAGAAAATGATTCAAAACCATTATTAATAATTGACACTGATCCAGGTCATGATGATGCTATGGCGATTATGTTAATTGAGAAATCAAAATTGTTTGATATTAAAGCATTAACAACTGTCGCTGGTAATACTGATATTCAGAAGACGACAAACAATGCGCGTTACATTCTCGATTTACTAGAATCGGATGTCCCAATTTATTCTGGTGCTGAAAAACCATTAAAACGAGAATTAATAAAGGCACAGGTGCATGGTGAGAGTGGTCTTGCTGGGGCGAATGTTATTAAAGAGGAAAAGTTGAATAATTTGGCTGTAGACAAAATAATTGAAATTGTTAAAGCCAATCCGGGGCAAGTCTCTATCTTAACCATTGGTCCAGAAACAAATCTGGCGCAGGCAATTCTTCGTGAACCACAATTGCCAGAGTTGATAAAGCAGATCGTGATAATGGGTGGAGCAATTGAAGTTCCTGGTAATAAAAATAGGGTTGCAGAATTTAATGTTTTTGTTGATCCAGATGCTGCCAAAATAGTTTTTGATTGTAGTACTCCAAAAGTTCTTCTTCCTTTAGATATTTGTAATGAAGTATTTATGACTCTGTCGGATTTTGAAAGACTTGAAGGAATAAAATTGTATGAGCCAATCATGTCAATGATGAAGCATTTCATAAAAGGAATTGCTGAATTCGAAAAGAATACAAAGGGCGCATTGGTTTATGACGCACTGGCTGCCTACTATTTGATAAAACCAGAAGCTTTTAAACTACAACTCATGGATGTGCGCGTTGAAACCAAGGGTGAAGTAACTTTGGGTATGACCGCGGCAGATCGAAGGAGCTGGGGTGAACAAAAGCCCAATATTAAGGTTGCGACTTTTCTTGACCGCCAGGAATTTATCGATGATTTTGTGAGGATCTTAAAGCAGTAA
- a CDS encoding RNA polymerase sigma factor gives MTKTNQNSFASDQELVKLTLKNSDHFAQVINKYQPQLFYYIKRISNVPNEDIEDHLQEIFLKIYRNLNNYNQNLKFSSWLYRIARNHVISHHRKLKARPQRISTDWEINEQILNNIASDFELDVSFDNQLITNQIKLTLNKLDIKYKEVIVYRFFEDKSYEEIADILKKPIGTIGTLLNRAKKQFHKHHKE, from the coding sequence AAAAAACTCAGACCATTTTGCCCAGGTCATTAATAAATACCAGCCACAACTTTTTTATTACATAAAGAGAATCTCTAATGTACCAAATGAAGATATCGAAGATCACTTACAAGAAATCTTCCTAAAAATTTATCGAAACCTAAATAATTATAATCAAAACCTTAAATTTTCTTCCTGGCTGTACCGCATTGCCAGGAATCACGTTATTAGTCATCATCGAAAACTAAAAGCCCGTCCCCAAAGAATTTCTACGGACTGGGAAATTAATGAACAAATTTTAAATAATATTGCTTCCGACTTTGAACTAGACGTCTCCTTTGACAATCAATTGATAACTAACCAAATTAAATTAACCTTAAACAAACTGGATATCAAATATAAAGAAGTAATTGTTTATAGATTTTTTGAAGATAAATCCTATGAAGAAATTGCCGATATTCTCAAAAAACCAATTGGAACAATCGGAACACTTTTAAATCGTGCCAAAAAACAATTCCATAAACATCATAAAGAATAA